A window of Rhododendron vialii isolate Sample 1 chromosome 11a, ASM3025357v1 contains these coding sequences:
- the LOC131306656 gene encoding MATH domain and coiled-coil domain-containing protein At3g58400-like isoform X3, translating to MLERSTHPILDYNSEVARSLREIPPAHYTLKIKSFSLLSQMLLDTQQKNFESAVFEANGYKWKLSLYPHGDKERNGEGHISLYLVIADRDNLPLGWEVNVNFKLFVFDQIQDKYMTVQDVNGKVRRFHKMKTKWGFTQLLPLSSFSDAANGYLINDMCVFGVEIFVVSYNGRGECLNLLKVLDTTYAWNIEKFSSLQDEYHYSDVFTIGQRKWKLQLFPKANSRGKGKSMSLFILLDDLETFPSGQKINATYKLRIKNQYHDKHGEITGTNCFSATSCGRGCSSLLSLTDLHDASKGFLVNNSLMIEAEVSAISTVKNFSE from the exons ATGTTAGAGAGATCAACGCATCCTATCCTTGATTACAActctg AAGTAGCAAGGTCACTGAGAGAGATTCCACCAGCCCACTACACTCTTAAGATCAAGTCATTCTCATTACTCTCGCAGATGTTGTTAGATACTCAACAGAAGAATTTTGAATCAGCTGTTTTTGAAGCCAATGGCTACAAATG GAAGTTGTCTCTCTACCCACATGGTGATAAAGAAAGAAACGGTGAAGGGCACATCTCCTTGTACTTGGTAATCGCAGATAGAGATAATTTACCGCTTGGTTGggaggtcaatgtgaacttcaAATTGTTTGTGTTTGACCAAATCCAAGACAAGTACATGACTGTTCAAG ATGTCAATGGGAAGGTGAGGCGGTTTCACAAGATGAAGACTAAGTGGGGTTTCACACAATTACTCCCACTCAGTAGTTTCAGTGATGCTGCTAATGGATACCTGATCAATGACATGTGCGTGTTTGGAGTAGAAATATTTGTAGTAAGTTACAATGGCAGAGGAGAATGTCTAAACCTACTGAAGGTACTTGACACTACCTATGCCTGGAACATTGAAAAATTTTCGTCTCTACAAGACGAATATCATTACTCCGATGTCTTTACAATTGGACAAAGGAAGTG GAAGTTACAGCTCTTTCCCAAAGCAAATTCAAGAGGAAAGGGCAAAAGCATGTCCCTTTTTATACTATTGGATGATTTGGAAACCTTTCCTTCTGGACAGAAAATAAATGCAACATACAAGCTACGCATAAAGAACCAATACCATGACAAGCATGGAGAGATTACAG GTACTAACTGTTTCTCTGCTACAAGCTGTGGCCGGGGTTGTTCTTCGTTGTTGTCCTTGACTGATCTCCATGATGCTTCTAAGGGTTTCCTTGTGAACAATAGTTTGATGATTGAAGCCGAAGTTAGTGCCATATCCACGGTGAAGAACTTTTCAGA GTAG
- the LOC131306656 gene encoding MATH domain and coiled-coil domain-containing protein At3g58400-like isoform X2, translating to MVERSWHPILDDNSEVARSLREIPPAHYTLKIKSFSLLSQMLLDTQQKNFESAVFEANGYKWKLSLYPHGDKERNGEGHISLYLVIADRDNLPLGWEVNVNFKLFVFDQIQDKYMTVQDVNGKVRRFHKMKTKWGFTQLLPLSSFSDAANGYLINDMCVFGVEIFVVSYNGRGECLNLLKVLDTTYAWNIEKFSSLQDEYHYSDVFTIGQRKWKLQLFPKANSRGKGKSMSLFILLDDLETFPSGQKINATYKLRIKNQYHDKHGEITGTNCFSATSCGRGCSSLLSLTDLHDASKGFLVNNSLMIEAEVSAISTVKNFSE from the exons ATGGTAGAGAGATCATGGCATCCTATCCTTGATGACAActctg AAGTAGCAAGGTCACTGAGAGAGATTCCACCAGCCCACTACACTCTTAAGATCAAGTCATTCTCATTACTCTCGCAGATGTTGTTAGATACTCAACAGAAGAATTTTGAATCAGCTGTTTTTGAAGCCAATGGCTACAAATG GAAGTTGTCTCTCTACCCACATGGTGATAAAGAAAGAAACGGTGAAGGGCACATCTCCTTGTACTTGGTAATCGCAGATAGAGATAATTTACCGCTTGGTTGggaggtcaatgtgaacttcaAATTGTTTGTGTTTGACCAAATCCAAGACAAGTACATGACTGTTCAAG ATGTCAATGGGAAGGTGAGGCGGTTTCACAAGATGAAGACTAAGTGGGGTTTCACACAATTACTCCCACTCAGTAGTTTCAGTGATGCTGCTAATGGATACCTGATCAATGACATGTGCGTGTTTGGAGTAGAAATATTTGTAGTAAGTTACAATGGCAGAGGAGAATGTCTAAACCTACTGAAGGTACTTGACACTACCTATGCCTGGAACATTGAAAAATTTTCGTCTCTACAAGACGAATATCATTACTCCGATGTCTTTACAATTGGACAAAGGAAGTG GAAGTTACAGCTCTTTCCCAAAGCAAATTCAAGAGGAAAGGGCAAAAGCATGTCCCTTTTTATACTATTGGATGATTTGGAAACCTTTCCTTCTGGACAGAAAATAAATGCAACATACAAGCTACGCATAAAGAACCAATACCATGACAAGCATGGAGAGATTACAG GTACTAACTGTTTCTCTGCTACAAGCTGTGGCCGGGGTTGTTCTTCGTTGTTGTCCTTGACTGATCTCCATGATGCTTCTAAGGGTTTCCTTGTGAACAATAGTTTGATGATTGAAGCCGAAGTTAGTGCCATATCCACGGTGAAGAACTTTTCAGA GTAG
- the LOC131306656 gene encoding protein RESTRICTED TEV MOVEMENT 3-like isoform X1 — protein MVERSWHPILDDNSEVARSLRKIPPAHYTFKVKSFSLLSQMLLDAKQKNFESAVFEASGYKWKLSLYPRGDKERNGEEHISLYLAIADRDNLPLGWEVNVNFKLFVFDQIQDKYITVQDANGKVRRFHKMKTEWGFAQFLPLSSFSDSANGYLINDTCVFGVEIFVVSYNGRGECLNLLKGLDTTYTWNIEIFSSLQNEYHYSDVFTIGKRKWKLQLFPKGVSIGKGKSMSLFILLDDLKTFPSGQQINATYKLRIKNQHNDQHVEITGTNCFSSTSCGWGCSSLLSLTDLLDASKGFLVKNSLMIEAEVCAMSTVKNFSK, from the exons ATGGTAGAGAGATCATGGCATCCTATCCTTGATGACAActctg AAGTAGCAAGGTCACTGAGAAAGATTCCACCAGCTCACTACACTTTTAAAGTCAAGTCATTCTCATTACTCTCACAGATGTTGTTAGATGCTAAACAGAAGAATTTTGAGTCAGCTGTTTTTGAAGCCAGTGGCTACAAATG GAAGTTGTCTCTCTACCCACGTGgtgataaagaaagaaatggtgAAGAGCACATCTCCCTGTACTTGGCAATCGCAGATAGAGATAATTTACCCCTTGGTTGggaggtcaatgtgaacttcaAATTGTTTGTGTTTGACCAAATCCAAGACAAGTACATCACCGTGCAAG ATGCCAATGGAAAGGTGAGGCGTTTTCACAAGATGAAGACTGAGTGGGGTTTCGCACAATTTCTCCCACTCAGTAGTTTCAGTGATTCTGCTAATGGATACCTGATCAATGACACGTGTGTGTTTGGAGTAGAAATTTTTGTAGTAAGTTACAATGGCAGAGGGGAATGTCTAAACCTACTGAAGGGACTTGACACTACCTATACCTGGaacattgaaattttttcgtCTCTACAAAACGAATATCATTACTCTGATGTCTTTACAATTGGAAAAAGGAAGTG GAAGTTACAGCTCTTTCCCAAAGGAGTTTCAATAGGAAAGGGCAAAAGCATGTCCCTTTTTATACTATTGGATGATTTGAAAACCTTTCCTTCTGGACAGCAAATAAATGCAACATACAAGCTACGCATAAAGAACCAACATAATGACCAGCATGTAGAGATTACAG GTACTAACTGTTTCTCTTCTACAAGCTGCGGCTGGGGTTGCTCTTCGTTGTTGTCCTTGACTGATCTCCTTGATGCTTCTAAGGGCTTCCTTGTGAAAAATAGTTTAATGATTGAAGCTGAAGTTTGTGCCATGTCCACAGTGAAGAACTTTTCAAA GTAG